In Nematostella vectensis chromosome 2, jaNemVect1.1, whole genome shotgun sequence, one genomic interval encodes:
- the LOC116611890 gene encoding uncharacterized protein LOC116611890 produces MNWFVVLCPFICFKYITFTNGDNVVSKITAGEVLAKFNHGINNISLSDLARKTSGLLAARFENFFGPMRPEVFQTMEKATLLQISVACGITNSQLISMTLPDISRSVFGSTVVPAPCLILVREKGVAISALGVSSPGAKTALLLLLAATGQKWRQARLTESLELADWDILDSVTVDEFSQIANMTNLLSGSVSDLIAQIKSRNLVMEKNNHALKTRLFLENFFNLSLENALTINGGRLDAMTLRSARLVEIFINATVSYFEITLSDIYCKLNVSMKELLTMNVYEIQEILPHLISASVALQAARHNITQDEVYVLMNISPTDGTVSLLKKGLYKLKDHLKKKTSITQLKEMTVLDMIQMASESSEVENWDAVLGFSLEVKSILREVKVIDIPLYIEKAKQVNRGYQPISYWSILGFQVPPQDDPHGRQSFSGDHMLVGIVRASALVILAVFLAVVYRQVFVSKGESHSSAIV; encoded by the exons ATGAACTGGTTCGTAGTCCTGTGTCCATTTATCTGCTTTAAGTATATCACTTTTACTAATGGCGACAATGTGGTCTCCAAGATAACAGCTGGTGAAGTTCTGGCGAAGTTCAACCACGGCATTAACAATATCAGTCTCTCCGATCTCGCTCGAAAAACATCTGGACTTTTGGCAGCGCGATTTGAGAACTTTTTCGGTCCGATGAGACCCGAAGTGTTCCAAACCATGGAAAAAGCCACTCTACTGCAGATCTCGGTGGCTTGTGGGATCACCAACTCCCAGCTCATAAGCATGACCCTTCCCGACATATCTCGTAGTGTCTTTGGGTCCACGGTTGTACCTGCTCCGTGTTTAATTCTTGTCCGAGAGAAAGGTGTCGCTATCAGTGCTTTGGGCGTTTCTAGTCCTGGAGCGAAGACGGCACTGCTACTTCTTCTTGCAGCCACGGGACAAAAATGGCGACAGGCCCGTTTGACAGAGAGTTTGGAACTTGCTGACTGGGATATTTTAGACAGTGTCACAGTAGACGAGTTCTCTCAGATCGCTAATATGACAAATCTGCTGAGTGGGTCTGTAAGTGACCTCATAGCACAAATCAAAAGCCGTAATTTGGTTATGGAAAAGAACAATCATGCATTGAAAACAAGGCTGTTTTTGGAGAACTTCTTCAACTTATCCTTAGAGAACGCCTTGACCATAAATGGAGGACGGCTTGATGCCATGACATTACGTTCGGCCAGGTTGGTGGAGATATTTATAAATGCTACTGTTTCTTATTTTGAGATAACTCTAAGTGACATCTATTGTAAATTAAACGTATCTATGAAGGAGCTATTGACGATGAATGTATACGAAATTCAAGAGATTCTTCCTCACCTGATAAGCGCGTCTGTAGCGTTACAAGCTGCAAGACACAACATAACCCAAGATGAGGTTTATGTCCTGATGAACATCTCACCGACTGATGGTACTGTGTCTTTATTGAAAAAAGGTCTTTACAAGTTAAAAGATCACTTGAAGAAGAAAACGTCCATTACGCAGCTAAAAGAAATGACAGTCCTGGACATGATTCAAATGGCAAGTGAGTCCTCTGAGGTTGAGAACTGGGATGCAGTTTTAGGCTTTAGCCTGGAAGTGAAATCTATTTTGCGCGAGGTTAAGGTCATTGACATTCCTTTATACATCGAGAAAGCGAAACAAGTGAATAGAGGATACCAGCCGATTTCATACTGGAGCATTCTGGGCTTTCAAGTGCCTCCACAGGATGATCCACATGGACGTCAATCATTCTCAG GTGACCACATGCTAGTCGGAATAGTGAGAGCCTCAGCACTTGTCATACTTGCAGTCTTCCTTGCCGTCGTCTACCGTCAGGTGTTTGTTAGCAAGGGAGAAAGCCACTCTTCAGCGATCGTATAA
- the LOC5500860 gene encoding leucine-rich repeat-containing G-protein coupled receptor 4: MAITRITLISNAITFSILASHTSFGTESLAPSPTPSKEPLGGTWANTRSSLTTTPSFPTTSLMLATVTPASLIISQASKNATPSPKPSIKVTTATAVPSISSQASPVDVCPSQCACTRCEDVFDSQAIRCLGQNLEVVAFYQVSRAACYINASFANITSLNSSTLRTFQWLHHLHVPFNNISRVVNGTFQGMPTLRTLYLDHNKISTIEVGAFNGLKNLLILNLDYNQIVDLHQGSFKGLDSLQQLGLRYNRLKKWDSFLVYDAPKLIYLFIIGNSDFKLKKVLLRNTTIQEIDQAWLDGKCKQCNLIRQNVSISYLYPKEECQYIPDEVMPIVREIHSRLVVFEGRCKGGVKCEIVATSLSKITSGIKDSCWEVLYNTRYLEYVLATITIVVNALVVIATISIRFLRKKVTFALIGHMAFCDVMIGVYGVVVAYGHGMVLDKNSVFRDFRFRICPFIRTVFTLGQFMEVATSLLVTLDRYLAIVFVMKLGVRLKPRLAAGCVLLFWVVAAAMSALQQVFDKSVISDNLMCVLVRDFQHSVTFFFSQGIMIMQVFLYVVVIAMYVHIYVYVRRSQRNAGVQRESKLARRVGIIVLTNLLFFVIPNATVFIVTTGNLYFETNAVANSMIRRWLPPVCILLNASLNPFLFAYRNDTFKDAVRSRLGMVAPRAAQAKPPAPVHKIKVNNKVNMALEDDGEVKAPKDSKPSAANQSLPTSETKTTSTLNATSDKSKVGKESVEILEKLSNSIATDSPGLTQDILSCAKAFNRLNNEVDERL, from the exons ATG GCAATCACTAGGATCACTTTGATATCAAATGCGATCACCTTTTCCATACTGGCAAGTCATACAAGCTTCGGCACCGAGTCTCTCGCTCCTTCACCAACGCCCTCCAAGGAGCCGCTAGGTGGAACATGGGCCAATACAAGATCTTCCCTTACTACCACTCCGTCCTTCCCGACAACCAGCCTAATGCTCGCTACTGTTACCCCTGCTTCGCTGATCATCAGTCAAGCTAGCAAGAATGCTACTCCCTCACCTAAACCCAGTATCAAGGTGACTACTGCTACCGCTGTTCCAAGCATCAGCAGCCAGGCTAGCCCAGTTGACGTTTGCCCGTCTCAATGCGCATGTACACGATGTGAAGACGTCTTTGACTCGCAAGCGATAAGATGTCTTGGACAAAACCTGGAGGTGGTTGCCTTCTACCAAGTATCAAGGGCAGCTTGCTATAT AAATGCATCGTTTGCTAACATCACCAGTCTGAACTCATCAACTCTGAGAACCTTCCAATGGTTACACCACTT ACACGTCCCCTTTAACAACATCTCGCGCGTTGTCAATGGAACATTCCAAGGCATGCCAACATTGCGAACACT CTACCTCGACCACAATAAAATCTCTACGATAGAAGTGGGGGCGTTCAATGGACTAAAGAATCTATTGATCCT GAACCTCGACTACAATCAAATAGTGGACCTTCACCAAGGAAGCTTCAAAGGCCTTGATTCACTGCAACAGCT GGGTCTTCGTTATAACAGACTAAAAAAGTGGGACAGTTTTCTAGTGTACGACGCCCCAAAACTGATATACTTATTCATAATCGGCAACAGCGATTTCAAACTCAAGAAGGTTCTCCTTCGTAACACCACAATCCAGGAGATTGACCAGGCGTGGCTTGATGGAAAATGCAAACAATGCAACCTGATCCGCCAAAACGTGTCTATATCCTACTTGTATCCAAAAGAGGAATGCCAATACATTCCAGACGAGGTGATGCCAATAGTACGCGAGATCCATTCCCGACTAGTTGTATTTGAAGGACGATGCAAGGGCGGCGTGAAGTGCGAAATCGTCGCTACCTCTTTATCTAAGATCACCAGCGGAATCAAAGACTCATGTTGGGAGGTCCTCTACAATACGAGATACCTCGAATACGTCCTGGCAACCATCACCATAGTAGTCAATGCTCTCGTTGTCATAGCAACAATCAGTATACGGTTTCTGAGGAAGAAGGTGACGTTTGCGCTAATTGGGCACATGGCGTTTTGTGACGTCATGATAGGGGTGTATGGCGTTGTCGTGGCGTACGGCCATGGTATGGTACTGGATAAAAACAGCGTCTTCAGGGATTTTCGATTTCGTATTTGTCCTTTTATCAGAACTGTCTTCACACTTGGTCAGTTTATGGAGGTGGCTACATCATTACTGGTCACTTTGGATAGGTACCTGGCCATAGTATTTGTGATGAAGCTGGGGGTCCGATTGAAGCCGCGTTTAGCCGCTGGGTGTGTACTTCTCTTCTGGGTTGTGGCCGCTGCGATGTCCGCGCTTCAGCAAGTCTTTGATAAGTCTGTCATATCTGATAACCTGATGTGTGTGCTGGTTCGCGATTTTCAGCACTCTGTAACGTTCTTCTTCAGCCAGGGTATCATGATTATGCAGGTCTTTCTCTACGTCGTTGTCATCGCCATGTACGTCCACATCTACGTCTACGTGCGGCGCTCACAGAGGAACGCAGGCGTGCAACGAGAGAGCAAGCTTGCGCGACGCGTTGGGATCATTGTTTTGACAAATCTCTTGTTCTTTGTTATACCGAATGCCACAGTCTTCATCGTGACAACTGGGAATCTGTATTTCGAAACAAATGCTGTAGCCAACAGCATGATTCGACGGTGGCTTCCTCCGGTTTGCATCTTACTTAACGCGAGCCTAAATCCCTTCCTGTTCGCTtaccgcaacgatacattcaAAGACGCAGTGAGGTCGCGCCTGGGGATGGTGGCCCCGCGGGCTGCACAAGCCAAGCCACCTGCGCCGGTACACAAAATCAAGGTAAACAACAAAGTTAACATGGCACTCGAGGATGATGGTGAAGTCAAAGCCCCAAAAGACAGTAAACCGTCCGCCGCAAACCAGAGTCTGCCAACCAGTGAAACCAAAACGACTTCTACACTAAACGCGACATCTGATAAAAGCAAAGTCGGAAAGGAAAGCGTTGAAATACTAGAAAAACTCAGCAATTCAATCGCTACCGATTCTCCTGGATTGACACAAGATATTTTGTCGTGTGCCAAAGCGTTTAATCGCTTGAACAACGAAGTGGACGAACGTCTTTAG